Proteins encoded in a region of the Anopheles ziemanni chromosome 2, idAnoZiCoDA_A2_x.2, whole genome shotgun sequence genome:
- the LOC131292875 gene encoding filaggrin-like encodes MTSVQSQEDLEARIARIKKRNEEIEQKYREAEEDRLRAMKENAMVEIKPPKDDDWPREHKYDKIDFNYDLDPETLAQLEEKKKEKDAFIQKIAKDYKVFAEGEGPPPDPAYSFLADVERDGEKAAAAAAANNGNNGINGNNSTQLASPNGRSPTASKGGDNFDRRNPNNRSGHRQGPRDPGGPQQGGRPRVGSGKSSHHHGHHSHHHHGGPNIQRSFSTNEHDGWRSASGEQQRRNGKIGTAGMHEGAGLWRREQYDGSEGKSKDDSSLQSSAKLEPNLTVSVSRDGEFKSVKVTTPPIIGSGRVGPRQAAKPQFQFHTGPGEHNHHNQHNHHSGGGHQHSHGHGHHPLPLTVGGRKEMQQGSRDSTGTHSVDHFNRNVTGRKSDRGGESAKKHTGGGKGPFSGSSLQNGKGGSTAGGGAGSSVQDRLNRNRLVASSDRNENITKTRGDSSAQPVVSGAAKATLKTISKIIEKNAEIDVQLAREMARENEKLSSKVKELRLQQQQQQQQQQ; translated from the exons CCGGATCAAGAAACGGAATGAGGAAATAGAGCAAAAGTACCGTGAAGCGGAGGAAGATCGTCTTCGGGCAATGAAGGAAAATGCAATGGTTGAGATAAAACCGCCCAAGGACGACGACTGGCCACGGGAGCACAAGTACGACAAAATAGACTTCAACTACGACCTCGATCCGGAGACGTTGGCGCAGTTGGAAG aaaagaaaaaggaaaaggatgcCTTTATCCAGAAGATAGCTAAAGATTACAAGGTGTTTGCGGAAGGCGAAGGACCTCCACCGGATCCCGCGTACAGCTTTCTGGCTGACGTTGAACGTGACGGTGAGAAggctgccgctgctgcagcGGCAAACAATGGCAATAATGGTATCAACGGCAATAATTCGACGCAACTGGCGAGCCCCAACGGAAGAAGCCCTACCGCCAGCAAGGGTGGTGATAATTTCGATCGCCGAAACCCGAACAATAGAAGTGGCCATCGGCAAGGACCACGGGATCCTGGGGGGCCGCAACAGGGCGGAAGGCCTCGTGTAGGCTCGGGAAAATCGTCCCATCATCATGGGCACCACAGTCACCATCACCATGGGGGACCGAATATTCAACGATCGTTTTCGACAAACGAGCACGATGGTTGGCGGTCTGCTTCGGGGGAGCAACAGCGAAGAAACGGTAAGATTGGTACCGCCGGCATGCACGAAGGTGCGGGCCTGTGGAGGCGGGAGCAGTACGATGGCTCCGAGGGTAAAAGCAAGGACGATAGCAGCTTGCAATCGTCGGCGAAGCTGGAACCGAATCTTACAGTCTCGGTTTCACGAGACGGAGAATTTAAAAGCGTGAAAG TGACCACTCCTCCGATTATCGGTAGTGGAAGAGTTGGGCCTCGCCAGGCAGCGAAGCCACAGTTTCAATTTCACACCGGTCCAGGTGAGCACAATCATCATAACCAACATAACCACCATTCGGGTGGCGGCCATCAACATTCGCATGGCCATGGTCATCATCCCTTGCCGCTTACGGTCGGCGGACGTAAGGAGATGCAACAAGGAAGCCGGGATTCCACTGGAACGCATTCGGTCGATCATTTCAATCGTAACGTAACGGGACGAAAATCGGACCGTGGTGGAGAGAGTGCCAAAAAGCACACCGGCGGCGGTAAGGGGCCTTTCTCCGGCTCGTCGttgcaaaatggaaaaggtGGCAGTACAGCTGGCGGTGGTGCGGGAAGCAGTGTGCAGGATCGGCTGAACCGCAATCGTTTAGTGGCCAGCAGTGAcagaaacgaaaacatcacCAAAACGAGAGGTGATTCTTCTGCACAGCCTGTTGTATCCGGAGCAGCAAAGGCAACGCttaaaactatttcaaaaaTCATCGAAAAGAATGCAGAAATTGACGTGCAGCTGGCACGTGAGATGGCCCGAGAGAATGAGAAGCTGTCTTCAAAAGTTAAAGAACTGCGtttgcaacaacagcagcagcagcagcagcaacagtag
- the LOC131293335 gene encoding sodium-coupled monocarboxylate transporter 1, with amino-acid sequence MATGRSTLAESLRELYQFSVVDYCMFGLMLLLSAACGIYFGFFKRSTGSGDTGTPESSSSDDESPGPRRSSGAPAGKKATTFGSSTMDEYLLGSRKLKAFPVAMSLVAGYISGVTILGTPSEIYNFGTQYWLIVVPILLMGYAVCTVYLPVFCSLKLNSSYEYLELRFNTHVRSIASVMFVIDELLFLPMIIYVPALAFNQVTGFNLYVIGAIVCVVCIFYTLLGGIKAVVFTDAWQVVVMFISVVVVVIIGTIAIGGPDVIWDRSVEGGRIDFFNMNPSMYERQTFWAVLIGGFFYWTSFNSVNQTMVQRYMSLPNLKKARLSIAMFTVGMGVFVSVCCYAGLLLYGKYYECDPATIGLVTTDDQLFPHYVMEAVGKLKGIPGLFIAGVFGAALSSLSVVLNSTSAVLLEDILKGLFRVNPTPFVANIFVRGSVIVLGLAAMGCLFIIERLGGILSVASSLSAIAAGTTCGIFTLGMLIPWSNTKGALFGGVSGALLSGWVSLGSQFAGASGELVPHKLPVSVDGCIEDLLTNVTMVRPAYPDESGVFPLYRLSYHWITPIGVLTVLIVGTIVSFITGPRDLRYIDPELISPVIHRFLPQESFGHYGTASKTTGVVVFAEEMKPQTSMPAVTGDSLPYGTTTDQNLQVSRSIHKPNATKSR; translated from the exons ATGGCCACCGGTAGAAGTACCCTGGCCGAAAGCCTGCGGGAGCTGTACCAGTTCAGCGTGGTCGACTACTGTATGTTCGGCTTAATGCTACTCCTTTCGGCGGCCTGTGGCATTTACTTTGGCTTCTTCAAAAGGTCCACCGGTTCCGGCGACACCGGTACGCCGGAGAGCAGCAGTAGCGATGATGAGTCGCCGGGCCCTCGGCGATCTTCTGGGGCCCCCGCCGGAAAGAAGGCGACCACGTTCGGGTCGTCGACAATGGACGAGTATCTGCTTGGCTCGCGGAAGCTAAAGGCGTTCCCGGTGGCGATGAGTCTCGTCGCGGGCTACATTTCCGGCGTCACCATCCTCGGTACACCGTCGGAGATCTATAACTTTGGCACACAGTACTGGCTGATCGTGGTGCCGATCCTGCTGATGGGCTACGCCGTATGCACCGTCTATCTGCCGGTGTTTTGCTCGCTCAAGTTGAACTCTTCGTACGAGTATCTGGAATTGCGGTTCAATACGCATGTCCGCTCGATCGCCTCCGTCATGTTCGTTATCGATGAG TTACTTTTCCTCCCGATGATCATCTACGTGCCAGCGTTGGCCTTCAACCAAG TAACTGGATTCAACCTTTACGTGATCGGTGCGATCGTGTGCGTCGTTTGCATATTCTACACCCTGCTG GGTGGCATTAAGGCGGTCGTGTTTACCGATGCGTGGCAGGTGGTGGTAATGTTCATCTcggtcgttgtcgtcgtgATCATCGGTACGATCGCGATCGGAGGACCGGATGTCATCTGGGATCGTTCGGTAGAGGGTGGACGTATTGACTTTTTCAA TATGAATCCCTCAATGTATGAACGACAAACCTTCTGGGCTGTGCTGATTGGAGGGTTTTTCTATTGGACCTCGTTCAATTCCGTCAACCAGACGATGGTGCAGCGCTACATGTCGCTACCGAATCTGAAGAAAGCGAGGCT CTCTATCGCGATGTTCACCGTTGGAatgggtgtgtttgtttcggtttgcTGCTACGCCGGGCTGCTGCTGTACGGTAAATACTACGAGTGTGATCCGGCCACGATCGGGCTGGTTACGACGGACGATCAACTGTTTCCGCACTACGTGATGGAGGCGGTCGGGAAGCTGAAGGGAATACCGGGACTGTTCATTGCCGGTGTGTTCGGGGCCGCGCTGAGCTCACTGTCAGTCGTGTTGAACTCCACCTCAGCTGTTCTGCTTGAGGATATCCTGAAAGGTCTGTTTCGGGTGAATCCAACCCCGTTCGTGGCGAATATTTTTGTCCGTGGAAGTGTTATTGTACTGGGGTTGGCCGCGATGGGCTGTCTGTTTATCATCGAGAGGTTGGGCGGTATTCTGAGCGTAGCCTCTTCGCTGTCCGCCATTGCTGCCGGTACGACATGCGGAATCTTCACACTGGGAATGTTGATCCCTTGGAGTAACACAAAGGGAGCCCTGTTTGGAGGCGTTTCGGGAGCGCTTCTGTCCGGATGGGTTTCGCTAGGAAGTCAGTTTGCCGGAGCGTCCGGTGAGCTTGTGCCACACAAGTTGCCCGTCTCGGTCGACGGTTGCATCGAAGATCTGCTTACGAACGTCACTATGGTGCGTCCTGCCTACCCGGATGAGTCCGGTGTGTTTCCTCTCTACCGGCTGTCGTACCACTGGATCACCCCGATCGGTGTGCTGACGGTGCTGATCGTTGGTACGATCGTTTCGTTCATAACGGGCCCGCGTGATCTCCGGTACATCGATCCTGAGTTGATTTCGCCTGTCATCCATCGGTTTCTACCACAAGAATCGTTTGGTCACTACGGTACCGCCAGCAAGACCACAGGCGTAGTGGTTTTTGCCGAAGAAATGAAACCACAGACCAGCATGCCTGCAGTCACTGGTGACAGCTTGCCTTACGGTACGACAACGGATCAAAACTTACAAGTAAGTAGAAGCATTCACAAACCAAAT GCGACGAAATCTCGATGA